A region of Solanum dulcamara chromosome 7, daSolDulc1.2, whole genome shotgun sequence DNA encodes the following proteins:
- the LOC129894264 gene encoding factor of DNA methylation 1 — MSSSSGEESDLSDSEIYEFKEKPYEELRTGKLKVKGPNGSLRCPFCAGKKKQDYKYKDLLQHATGVGKGSANRSAKQKANHLALAKYLETDLGNEAEPTVKRAVTPERSEPEKDELFFWPWTGVVVNVSKETANGRSLDDKESWLKRFSMYMPLEVKLFCDDQARVSEAVLRFNSDWTGFKGAMEFEKSFEASHCSKQEWKSHRSCPGPNLYGWVAREDDYIAEGAVGEYLREKGELKTISDLIKEETQGRKEVVANLANEIDMKNENLDELQTKFNLNTLSLRQMLEEKDMLHRSFFEESRKMQRLAREHVQKVLMEQEMLSLELESKKKKLDSWGRELNKREALTEREKQKLDEEKKQNDVRNSALQMASVEQRKADENVLRLVEEQKREKEEALKKILELERDIDAKQKLEMEIAELKGKLEVMKHLGGNDDAAVQNKIKEMNEELKDKMEEMDGMESLNQTLLLKERQSNDELQDARRTLKEGFLEVLTSARAHIGVKRMGEIDSKAFQNALKQKFPAQEAEIKAVELLSLWQEKIKDPDWHPFKTIMIDESNVERVIDENDEELGKLKQELGDEIYDSVTAALMEIEEYNPSGRYAIPELWNFKEGRKATLKEVISFLFRQLKTQKRKRG; from the exons aTGAGCAGCAGCTCAGGCGAAGAATCAGATTTGAGTGACTCTGAGATTTATGAGTTCAAAGAGAAACCTTATGAAGAATTAAGAACTGGAAAACTGAAAGTGAAGGGTCCAAATGGGTCCCTTAGATGTCCCTTCTGTGCAGGGAAGAAAAAGCAAGACTACAAGTACAAAGACCTTCTTCAACATGCTACAGGGGTTGGCAAGGGTTCTGCTAACCGAAGTGCTAAACAGAAGGCAAACCATTTAGCACTTGCAAAGTATCTGGAAACAGACCTAGGGAATGAGGCTGAGCCAACAGTTAAACGTGCTGTGACACCAGAGCGTTCAGAACCTGAAAAAGATGAACTGTTTTTTTGGCCTTGGACTGGAGTTGTCGTTAATGTATCAAAGGAAACAGCAAATGGAAGATCTCTAGATGACAAGGAGTCTTGGCTAAAAAGGTTTTCCATGTATATGCCTTTGGAAGTTAAGCTTTTCTGTGATGACCAAGCAAGAGTCTCCGAAGCTGTTTTGAGATTTAATAGTGATTGGACTGGTTTTAAGGGTGCAATGGAGTTTGAGAAGTCCTTCGAAGCCTCTCACTGCAGCAAACAAGAATGGAAATCCCATAGAAGTTGCCCTGGTCCAAATTTATATGGATGGGTTGCTCGAGAAGATGATTATATAGCAGAAGGGGCTGTAGGAGAATATCTGCGAGAGAAGGGGGAGCTGAAGACTATCTCGGACCTTATTAAAGAAGAAACACAGGGTAGAAAGGAAGTTGTAGCGAATCTAGCCAATGAAATTgacatgaaaaatgaaaatctgGATGAGCTGCAGacaaaattcaacttgaatacACTGTCTCTTCGTCAGATGCTTGAGGAGAAAGACATGCTACACCGTTCTTTTTTTGAAG AATCAAGGAAGATGCAACGCCTTGCACGTGAGCATGTACAGAAGGTCCTGATGGAGCAAGAAATGTTAAGCTTAGAGTTGGAGAGCAAGAAGAAGAAGCTTGATTCTTGGGGCAGAGAACTGAATAAACGTGAAGCCTTGACTGAGCGAGAAAAGCAAAAGCTTGACGAGGAGAAGAAACAG AATGATGTGAGAAATTCAGCACTTCAAATGGCCTCTGTGGAACAAAGAAAAGCTGATGAAAATGTCTTGAGACTGGTTGAAGAACAAAAG AGGGAAAAGGAGGAAGCCTTGAAAAAGATTCTTGAACTAGAGAGGGACATTGATGCCAAGCAAAAACTGGAAATGGAAATAGCAGAACTTAAAGGAAAACTAGAGGTTATGAAGCACCTTGGAGGCAATGACGATGCAGCTGTACAGAATAAGATTAAAGAGATGAATGAGGAGCTGAAAGATAAAATGGAGGAGATGGATGGTATGGAGTCCCTAAACCAGACTCTCCTGTTGAAGGAGCGCCAAAGTAATGATGAGTTGCAAGATGCACGGCGCACATTGAAAGAG GGATTCCTTGAGGTATTGACCAGTGCACGAGCCCATATTGGGGTAAAAAGAATGGGGGAAATTGATTCAAAGGCCTTCCAGAATGCATTAAAGCAGAAGTTTCCAGCTCAGGAAGCTGAAATCAAGGCCGTAGAACTTCTCTCTCTCTGGcaggaaaaaataaaagaccCTGACTGGCATCCCTTTAAAACAATCATGATTGATGAGTCGAATGTGGAG AGAGTGAtagatgagaatgatgaagaaCTGGGAAAGCTAAAGCAGGAATTGGGGGATGAGATTTACGATTCAGTGACCGCAGCTCTGATGGAGATAGAGGAATATAATCCTAGTGGTAGGTACGCGATTCCTGAGCTATGGAATTTCAAGGAAGGAAGGAAGGCCACACTGAAGGAAGTAATCAGTTTCCTTTTCAGGCAATTGAAGACGCAAAAACGAAAGAGGGGATGA
- the LOC129896534 gene encoding probable CCR4-associated factor 1 homolog 7: MSILLKTDSIHIREVWIDNLEEEFALMREIVDEFPFVAMDTEFPGVVIRPVGNFKNSNDYHYQTLKDNVDMLKLIQLGLTFSDENGNLPKCGTDKYCIWQFNFREFNPNEDVFANDSIELLRQSGIDFKMNNEKGIDAKHFAELLMSSGIVLNDSVYWVTFHSGYDFGYLLKLLTCRDLPDTQAGFFTLINVYFPVIFDIKHLMKFCNSLHGGLNKLAELLEVERVGICHQAGSDSLLTACTFRKLKENFFSGSLEKYAGVLYGLGVENGQSIH; encoded by the coding sequence ATGTCGATTTTGCTAAAAACTGATTCGATCCACATTCGAGAGGTTTGGATTGACAATCTGGAGGAAGAATTCGCGTTAATGCGCGAAATCGTCGATGAATTTCCGTTTGTTGCCATGGATACGGAGTTTCCCGGAGTGGTAATCCGGCCGGTCGGGAATTTTAAGAATAGCAACGATTACCATTACCAAACGCTCAAGGATAACGTGGATATGTTGAAGTTGATTCAATTAGGGCTGACATTTTCGGATGAAAACGGCAACTTGCCCAAATGTGGAACCGACAAATACTGTATTTGGCAATTCAATTTCCGTGAATTCAACCCTAACGAGGATGTTTTCGCGAATGATTCAATTGAGTTGTTGCGCCAAAGTGGCATTGATTTCAAGATGAACAATGAAAAAGGTATTGATGCCAAGCACTTTGCGGAGCTTTTGATGTCGTCAGGGATTGTGCTGAACGATAGTGTTTACTGGGTTACTTTTCATAGTGGGTATGATTTTGGATACCTGTTGAAGCTGTTGACTTGCCGGGATTTGCCTGATACACAAGCAGGTTTTTTTACCTTGATCAATGTGTACTTTCCTGTCATTTTCGACATCAAGCATTTGATGAAGTTCTGCAACAGTCTTCATGGTGGATTGAACAAGCTTGCGGAGCTGTTGGAGGTTGAGAGGGTTGGTATTTGTCATCAGGCGGGTTCAGATAGCTTGCTGACTGCTTGTACGTTTAGGAAGTTGAAAGAAAACTTTTTTAGCGGTTCACTGGAAAAGTATGCCGGTGTGTTGTATGGTCTAGGTGTTGAAAATGGGCAGAGTATCCattga
- the LOC129895847 gene encoding stromal cell-derived factor 2-like protein: protein MAISFFGLALFLFLTLDSDYTSTPVSAASEGVQITYGSAIKLMHERTKFRLHSHDVPYGSGSGQQSVTGFPGVDDANSYWAVRSTDSSKQGDPIKSGSIIRLQHMKTRRWLHSHLHASPISGNMEVSCFGDENESDTGDYWRLEIEGSGKTWRQDQRIRLQHVDTGGYLHSHDKKYTRIAGGQQEVCSVKEKRPDNVWLAAEGVYFPVTESK from the exons ATGGCAATTTCCTTCTTCGGCCTCgccctctttctttttctcacCCTTGACTCTGATTACACATCGACGCCTGTCTCCGCTGCATCCGAAGGCGTCCAG ATTACATATGGATCCGCGATTAAGTTGATGCATGAGAGGACAAAGTTTCGGTTGCATTCCCATGATGTGCCATATGGTTCTGGCAGTGGGCAGCAATCAGTCACTGGATTTCCCGGCGTTGATGATGCTAACAGCTACTGG GCTGTTAGGAGCACCGACTCGTCCAAGCAAGGCGATCCTATTAAGAGTGGAAGCATCATCAGGCTGCAACATATGAAGACCAGAAGATGGTTGCATAGCCATTTGCATGCATCTCCCATATCAGGGAATATGGAG GTCAGCTGCTTCGGTGATGAGAATGAATCTGATACTGGGGACTATTGGAG ACTTGAAATTGAGGGCAGTGGGAAAACTTGGAGGCAAGACCAAAGAATCAGGCTTCAACATGTGGACACTGGTGGTTATCTCCACAGTCATGACAAGAAATACACCCGAATTGCTGGAGGTCAGCAAGAG GTTTGCAGTGTTAAAGAAAAACGTCCAGATAATGTTTGGTTGGCAGCGGAGGGTGTCTACTTCCCAGTTACTGAAAGCAAGTAA